Genomic segment of Candidatus Eisenbacteria bacterium:
GAGAGCCTGCGCCGAATTCGGGACGCAATGGCTCAATACCCGGAAATGGTGGCTGGTGAAGGTAGGGTCTGTACTGCTATCATTAGGAGCACCGGGGGTCGGGTCATCGCCAAGGGCGGTGGTGAGGGAATATATTGCGTCGGCGACGGAGACAAGGGAATCGGCATCTGCCTCAAGGTCGAGGACGGGTCGGCGAGAGCCGTCGCTCCCGCTGCAATGGAAGCCATGAGACAGATGGGGCTTCTTACCGAGAGCGAGCTTGAGGAGCTGAGAGAATTTCGGACGACCCCCGTCACGAACCATCGCGGAAAGATTGTGGGTGAAGTCAGACCGTGCTTCGAATTGGAGAAATGTGTCTGAGCGACCGAGATATCTTTTCGGATCGGATAAATGTGACAAGAGAATCGCGATCGTGTGGCAGGCTCGGAGCGCGTTTTAGACTCTGTAGCCCGTAGACTTTGGAGGCGTCAACCGCCGGAGGCCAGATGAGCTGGGTCACAAGAATCACCAAGATCGAGCCTAACAGAATCACGGTACGAGGGCAGAGACTCGACGAGCTCATGGGCAAGTTGAGCTTTGCGCAGGTGGTCTACCTCATTCTGAAGGGTGAGCTGCCGAGCGAGTCTCACCGGAGAGTGCTCGATGCGATACTTGTTGCATCGATAGACCACGGCGTCACACCGCCGTCCACGGTCGCAGCGAGGACCGTGGCTTCGTGCGGGGTGCCGCTCACGGCGGCGCTGGCCGCGGGAGTGATTTCGATCGGAAAGCATCACGGCGGCGCCGTGGAAGACTGCATGAAGGCTCTCAAGAGCGCCGTCGACGAGGCGAAGAAGAAGGGGATTTCGTTTGACGAAGAGGCCCGAGACGTTGCCCGCAGACTGAAGGACGAGGGAAAGAGACTGCCTGGCTTTGGACATCGCGTCCACACCCAGGACCCCAGGACAAAAAAGCTCCGTGAACTTGCGGCAGAATCCGATCTCAAGGGCCCTCACGTCGAGATGACCGAGTGCCTGGAAAGAGCCCTCAAGGAATCCTCGGGCAAAGAGCTTCCACTCAACGTTGACGGTGCAATCGCTGCCCTACTTTGTGAGATGGATTTTCCGCCTTCACTGGGGAACGCATTCTTTGTGATTGGCAGAGTGCCCGGTCTCGTCGCTCACATCCACGAAGAAACGAGTACCATGAGACCCATGAGAACCGTCGTTCCCTCTGAGGCAGAATACCAGGAGAAATAGCGTTCGGTCTTGATTTGTCCGCCGTTGAAGGGGGTTAACATGAAAGGTAACGAGCGTCTCAGAGGACACAAGATCATCCAAGGACGGAAGAGCGTCCGAAGAACGGCGAGCGTCGGAGGGCAGGCCAGCGTCAAGGAAGAGATGAGGAGACTCCTCCCGGAATGTGAAGAGATCTCCGACGTCAAACTTCGCGCGGCGACTCTGAAGGCGTGGGTTCTCGGCCTCGAGAGGGGAGGCTGGAAGCCTTCCGACATTGACTTTCTCCCCTTTACGCTGCTCATACCTGAGTGTGACGTGAGCCTGCTTGCCCACACACGCGCCGTGACGAAAGCGGCGATCAAACTCGGAGACGTTGTTGCGGAGTTCTTCTCCGAGTCTCTTTCGATAAACAAGGACGTGCTCATTTCCGGCGCCCTGGTACACGACGTCGGGAAGCTCCTCGAATTTCAGAAGAAGCAGGGTTTCTTTGTGAAAAGCCCGACCGGGGCTCTGTTGAGGCATCCTTTCTCGGGTGTCTTCCTCGCGGAGAGAGCGGGGCTTCCCCCCGAAGTCATCCACATCGTGGCCGTCCATGCTCACGAAGGAGACGGCGGATATAGAAGCGCTGAGGCGATAATCGTGAATCACTGTGACTTTGCCCTGTTCGAGTCCCTCAAGGCAAAGGGCAGGTGAAGCCATGACAATAATCGAGAAGATCCTTTCAACAGGCTCCGGCAAGGCAGTGAAGCCGAACGACAGGGTTTGGGCGGGGATAGATCTGGCCGTCATCAGAGACTTCGGAGGCCCGAACGTGGTCATTGAATACGAAAAGACCTTCGGCGAGAGACCGGTGTGGGACCCTTCACGGGTGGCTCTCACGTTTGATTACCAGGCTCCCGCCAAGGTTTCGGACGTTGCAAACAACCAGAGAATCTGCAGAGAATTCGCCAAGAAACAAGGCATACAGAAATTGTTCGACGTCAACGCCGGCATCGGTCAGCACGTTCTTCTGGAGCACGGTCTTATACGTCCCGGTTCCATTGTCGTCGGAACCGACAGTCACATGAACCTGCTCGGCGCTGCGGGATGTTTCGCAACCGGAGTCGGGACCACGGACATGGTGGCCACATGGTACGCGGGCAGGCTGTGGTTCAAAGTACCGGAGACAATCAAAGTCAATTTCAAGGGCAAGTATTCGTTTCCCACGACCGCGAAGGACCTCACTCTGTACTTCATTTCTCGCATCGGTCCGGACAAGCCGAACTACAAGTCGCTCGAGTTCTACGGGGACGTAATCAACGGTTTCCAACTGCATGACGCGATCACGCTCGCCAGCATGATCACGGAAATAAATGGAAAGATAGGCTTCGTGCCCACCAATCACCAGATCTCTGAATTTCTCAAGAGCCGCATGGGAGAGGCTTCGGAGCCCGTCTTGGCAGACGCCGACGCGACCTACTCCGAGAGCATCGAGATTGACATACATGACCTGCCCCCTCAGGTCGCCTGCCCGCACGCACCTGGAAATGTGAGGCCGGTCTCCCAGGTGAAGGGGACTCACATAGATTTTGCGTTCGTGGGTTCGTGTACGAACGGGAGATACGAGGACCTTTCCGAGGCCGCAGCGGTGCTCAAGGCCGGAGGACGGGTTCATCCTTCCGTTCAGCTCACGATAGTGCCGGCCACGATTGAGGTGGCAAGAAAATGCCTCAAGGCGGGTCATTACGAAACGTTCCTGGAGGCGGGTGCGATAGTGACTAATCCGGGCTGCAGTTTGTGTACGACGGGGCATCACGGCGTCCTCGGCAAGGGCGACGTGCTCATAAGCACGTCGAACAGGAATTTTCTCGGAAAACTGGGTAAGGGGTCTCAGGTTTACCTGGCGAGTCCGGCAACGGTGGCCGCGTCTGCGGTGAAGGGCGAAATCGCCGATCCGGGCGAATTCCTGAGGTAGTACCGAACGATAAACCACGGAGCGATTGCCATGAAACTGAAAGGTAGAGCGTGGGTGACGGGGGACGACATCGACACGGATCAAATCTATCACGGCCAATACTTGCCGGTAACCGACCCGCACGAGATGGCCAAACATGCCATGGAGTACGTTCCCGGCATGGAGAATTTTCCGCGCGAAGCACGAAGCGGAGACGTGGTCGTGGCCGGGAAAAACTTCGGGACCGGAAGCTCGAGAGAGCACGCGGTGTTGTGTCTTCAGTACCTCGGGATTTCGTGCGTGGTTGCCAAGTCCTTCAGCAGAATTTTCTTCAGGAACGCGGTCAACCTGGGCTTTCCCGTCATCGAATGTCCCGAGATCTCTGACACCATGAAGACCGGCGATATCGTCGAGGTGCACGTTGACAGCGGTAAGATAATCGATCTCACGACGGGTGAGTCATTTCAAGGAATCCCGGCGTCCGGTCTGGAAAAGGAAATCGCGGGGTCCGGAGGACTGATCGAGTATCTGAAGAAGAACGCTTAGGTGGAAGGGGAAGCATGGGACTCACGTTCGCGGAAAAGCTCCTCGCCTTTAAGGCCGGGACTGACTTTGTGCAACCGGGGCAGATAGTGGAAGTGTCGCCCGACGTTGCGATGAGCCACGACAATGCCGGTCTTGTGATAAGACAGTTCAGACAGATCGGCGTCGACAGAGTGTGGGATCCGTCAAAGATAGTGATTCCACTCGATCATCGCGTGCCCGCAGAATCCACCAAGACCGCAAATGCTCACAAATCAATAAGAGAGTTCGTCAAGGAACAAGGAATAGCCTCGTTCTACGACGTGGGAGAGGGGGTCTGCCACCAGGTCCTGGTGGAAAAGGGACACGTGCTTCCCGGAATGCTCGCGCTCGGCACCGACTCGCACACCACGTCGTACGGTTGCGTTGGGGCCTTCGGTACCGGAATAGGCGCGACCGAGATGGCGGCCGTGTGGGCGACCGGGAAGATATGGCTGAGGGTGCCCGAATCCATAAGGGTTCACGTGCACGGCAGTTTCCCCGAGATGGTCTTTCCGAAAGACTTCATTCTTCATCTCGTGGGGAGACTTGGAGCCGAAGGCGCAAACTATTGCTCGGTGGAATTTCACGGACCCGCGATGGCCGGCATCGGAATCCCCGGTCGGTTCACCATCTGTAATCTCTCGATGGAGA
This window contains:
- the leuD gene encoding 3-isopropylmalate dehydratase small subunit (catalyzes the isomerization between 2-isopropylmalate and 3-isopropylmalate in leucine biosynthesis); translated protein: MKLKGRAWVTGDDIDTDQIYHGQYLPVTDPHEMAKHAMEYVPGMENFPREARSGDVVVAGKNFGTGSSREHAVLCLQYLGISCVVAKSFSRIFFRNAVNLGFPVIECPEISDTMKTGDIVEVHVDSGKIIDLTTGESFQGIPASGLEKEIAGSGGLIEYLKKNA
- a CDS encoding HD domain-containing protein, yielding MKGNERLRGHKIIQGRKSVRRTASVGGQASVKEEMRRLLPECEEISDVKLRAATLKAWVLGLERGGWKPSDIDFLPFTLLIPECDVSLLAHTRAVTKAAIKLGDVVAEFFSESLSINKDVLISGALVHDVGKLLEFQKKQGFFVKSPTGALLRHPFSGVFLAERAGLPPEVIHIVAVHAHEGDGGYRSAEAIIVNHCDFALFESLKAKGR
- a CDS encoding citryl-CoA lyase; its protein translation is MSWVTRITKIEPNRITVRGQRLDELMGKLSFAQVVYLILKGELPSESHRRVLDAILVASIDHGVTPPSTVAARTVASCGVPLTAALAAGVISIGKHHGGAVEDCMKALKSAVDEAKKKGISFDEEARDVARRLKDEGKRLPGFGHRVHTQDPRTKKLRELAAESDLKGPHVEMTECLERALKESSGKELPLNVDGAIAALLCEMDFPPSLGNAFFVIGRVPGLVAHIHEETSTMRPMRTVVPSEAEYQEK
- a CDS encoding aconitase/3-isopropylmalate dehydratase large subunit family protein translates to MTIIEKILSTGSGKAVKPNDRVWAGIDLAVIRDFGGPNVVIEYEKTFGERPVWDPSRVALTFDYQAPAKVSDVANNQRICREFAKKQGIQKLFDVNAGIGQHVLLEHGLIRPGSIVVGTDSHMNLLGAAGCFATGVGTTDMVATWYAGRLWFKVPETIKVNFKGKYSFPTTAKDLTLYFISRIGPDKPNYKSLEFYGDVINGFQLHDAITLASMITEINGKIGFVPTNHQISEFLKSRMGEASEPVLADADATYSESIEIDIHDLPPQVACPHAPGNVRPVSQVKGTHIDFAFVGSCTNGRYEDLSEAAAVLKAGGRVHPSVQLTIVPATIEVARKCLKAGHYETFLEAGAIVTNPGCSLCTTGHHGVLGKGDVLISTSNRNFLGKLGKGSQVYLASPATVAASAVKGEIADPGEFLR
- a CDS encoding asparaginase, which codes for ESLRRIRDAMAQYPEMVAGEGRVCTAIIRSTGGRVIAKGGGEGIYCVGDGDKGIGICLKVEDGSARAVAPAAMEAMRQMGLLTESELEELREFRTTPVTNHRGKIVGEVRPCFELEKCV
- a CDS encoding 3-isopropylmalate dehydratase large subunit; this translates as MGLTFAEKLLAFKAGTDFVQPGQIVEVSPDVAMSHDNAGLVIRQFRQIGVDRVWDPSKIVIPLDHRVPAESTKTANAHKSIREFVKEQGIASFYDVGEGVCHQVLVEKGHVLPGMLALGTDSHTTSYGCVGAFGTGIGATEMAAVWATGKIWLRVPESIRVHVHGSFPEMVFPKDFILHLVGRLGAEGANYCSVEFHGPAMAGIGIPGRFTICNLSMEMGAKNAVVPVDRVTTAFFEGLKVTGGKAFHPDPDAAYVREETCNISLMVPQVACPHGVDNVKPVAEMEGTRIDQAVLGSCTNGRIEDLREAASVMAGRRVHPHVRMLVVPASRTVLLEGIRTGVITELIEAGAVLVNPGCGPCLGAHEGILADGEICIASTNRNFKGRMGSPTSEVYLASPATVAASAVAGKITDPRRVK